A stretch of the Nicotiana tabacum cultivar K326 chromosome 6, ASM71507v2, whole genome shotgun sequence genome encodes the following:
- the LOC107793218 gene encoding HVA22-like protein a, whose translation MGGSGGVGSFLKVILNNFDILAGPVVSLVYPLYASIRAIESKSPVDDQQWLTYWILYSMITLFELTFAKLIEWLPFWSYAKLITTCWLVIPYFNGAAYVYEHYIRPYIVQRKAVNIWYVPRKKDVFSKPDDILTAAEKYIQEHGTQAFEEMIHKAEGERRPQTSNYVFYDDDYRY comes from the exons ATGGGAGGATCTGGTGGTGTAGGAAGTTTCCTCAAGGTTATACTCAATAACTTTGACATTCTTGCCGG GCCTGTGGTTAGTCTGGTTTATCCTCT GTATGCCTCAATAAGGGCTATAGAGAGCAAATCTCCTGTGGATGATCAGCAATGGCTTACATATTGGATTTTGTACTCTATGATTACACTTTTTGAGCTGACCTTTGCCAAGCTTATTGAATG GCTTCCTTTCTGGTCATATGCAAAACTGATCACAACCTGCTGGTTGGTCATACCTTACTTCAATGGTGCAGCATATGTGTATGAGCATTATATTAGGCCTTATATCGTCCAACGAAAAGCAGTTAACATCTGGTATGTGCCACGAAAGAAGGATGTCTTTAGTAAGCCTGATGACATCCTAACTGCTGCAGAGAAATATATACAAGAACACGGAACCCAAGCATTTGAGGAGATGATCCACAAG GCTGAAGGAGAACGAAGG
- the LOC107793219 gene encoding transcription factor bHLH47: protein MDTESPAPIHEKDTTAAETSLDSSHLGKKNQKKAPKRIHKAEREKLKREHLNELFLGLANALELSEQMNGKASILNEAARFVKDILSQIKHLRTENTTLLSESQYLSVEKKELQDETSALEAEIGRLQNEVKAREAKTNLDLNLAPPEIQHPEFALQNNYMRLPASAHAFQDSQIMNPAYVFPFSSNPQVHLAPDATKSTSTPTSTVKKPQARYPTPADVWPSQIFEKRPRLLGQEVQDGA, encoded by the exons ATGGATACAGAAAGTCCTGCTCCAATACATGAAAAGGATACTACAGCTGCGGAGACTTCGCTAGATAG CTCTCATCTTGGCAAGAAGAATCAGAAGAAAGCCCCAAAAAGAATACATAAAGCTGAGAGAGAGAAGCTGAAGAGAGAGCATCTAAATGAGCTTTTCCTTGGTTTGGCTAATGCTCTTG AACTATCTGAGCAGATGAATGGAAAAGCCTCCATCTTGAATGAAGCTGCTCGATTTGTAAAGGACATACTTTCTCAGATCAAGCATCTGAGGACAGAAAATACAACTTTGCTGTCTGAATCTCAATAT CTGAGTGTGGAGAAAAAGGAGCTTCAGGATGAAACTTCAGCTCTGGAGGCTGAAATTGGCAGACTGCAGAATGAGGTCAAAGCAAGGGAAGCCAAGACCAATCTCGACCTAAATCTAGCTCCTCCAGAAATTCAGCACCCAGAGTTCGCCttacaaaataattatatgagattACCTGCTTCAGCACATGCGTTTCAAGACTCACAAATTATGAACCCTGCTTATGTCTTTCCCTTTAGTTCTAATCCCCAGGTTCATCTAGCGCCCGATGCTACAAAGTCCACATCTACACCCACATCTACTGTGAAGAAACCACAGGCCAGATATCCCACTCCAGCTGATGTATGGCCTTCCCAAATCTTTGAAAAGCGGCCTCGGTTATTAGGACAGGAAGTTCAAGATGGTGCATAA